The Oryzias latipes chromosome 16, ASM223467v1 genome includes a region encoding these proteins:
- the mal2 gene encoding protein MAL2: MSEPASNPAAATAAPVDPAAATSFPTATISLPLGLGVLRTYSGVLICIEIVFGGLVWILVASSGVPVPLMQGWVMFVSITTFFLSSAYLALLVTGLAERINTDWNFLDLFYHFIALLFYFAAFVLEAATTAAAAGVPITSSHVATLLSSRQYKINVAATIFAFVVTLSYGCSMAMGLKRWMK, from the exons ATGTCGGAGCCAGCCTCTAACCCCGCCGCCGCCACCGCTGCCCCGGTGGACCCCGCCGCCGCCACCTCCTTCCCGACGGCAACCATTTCTCTACCTCTGGGTTTGGGTGTGTTACGGACTTATTCTGGAGTTCTCATCTGCATAGAAATA GTTTTTGGTGGCCTGGTTTGGATTCTGGTGGCTTCCTCCGGTGTGCCTGTACCTCTGATGCAGGGTTGGGTGATGTTCGTGTCCATCACGACCTTCTTCCTCTCCTCAGCCTACCTTGCTCTTCTCGTCACTGGTTTGGCAGAACGCATAAACACAGACTGGAATTTCTTG gatttattttaccatttCATTGCATTGCTGTTCTACTTTGCTGCTTTTGTGTTGGAAGCGGCAACTACCGCGGCAGCGGCGGGAGTTCCCATCACTAGCTCTCATGTTGCAACTTTGCTGTCATCAAGGCAATACAAAATTAATGTGGCAGCAACG ATATTTGCATTTGTTGTGACGCTCTCCTACGGCTGCAGTATGGCGATGGGACTCAAGAGGTGGATGAAATAA